A region from the Ralstonia pickettii genome encodes:
- the mctP gene encoding monocarboxylate uptake permease MctP, protein MDGQINWTALSVFIFFFALVTVLGFIASRWQRGNSDKGAHIEEWGLGGRNFGTWITWFLVGGDFYTAYTVIAVPALVYAVGAYGFFALPYTILVYPIVFLIMPKLWKVAHANGHVTAADAVYGRYGSRSLEFAVALTGVVATMPYIALQLIGMEVVIKALGLTGELPLAAAFIILALYTYSAGLRAPALIAFVKDIMIYIVVLVAVVLVPAKLGGYGAVFANAHDAFAIKGGATGLTLKPAQFLPFATLAIGSALAAFMYPHTLTGIFAARSADTIRKNAVFLPAYTVLLGLIALLGFMAYAAGIKVTNNNDVVPALFNALFPSWFTGFAFSAIAIGALVPAAVMSIGAANLFTRNFWKPYVAPDLSHAGEEKVAKVISLIVKAGALVFILFLPTKFALDLQLLGGVWIVQTFPSVVFGLFNISNRFRAPALLAGWAAGMIAGSWLAFSDGIKPVHTFVIGGDKYTIYTGLTALAFNIIVAVVVQLLMGKRGEQAAALRQAG, encoded by the coding sequence ATGGACGGCCAAATCAACTGGACTGCGCTCAGCGTCTTCATCTTCTTCTTTGCGCTGGTGACGGTGCTGGGCTTCATCGCCTCGCGCTGGCAGCGCGGCAACTCCGACAAGGGCGCCCACATTGAAGAGTGGGGCCTAGGCGGCCGCAACTTCGGCACCTGGATCACGTGGTTCCTGGTGGGCGGCGATTTCTATACCGCCTACACCGTGATCGCTGTGCCGGCACTCGTGTATGCCGTGGGCGCGTATGGCTTCTTCGCGCTGCCGTACACGATCCTGGTGTACCCGATCGTCTTCCTGATCATGCCGAAGTTGTGGAAGGTGGCACATGCCAACGGCCACGTCACGGCGGCCGACGCCGTGTACGGCCGTTACGGCTCGCGCTCGCTGGAGTTTGCGGTGGCGCTCACGGGCGTGGTGGCGACGATGCCCTACATCGCACTGCAGCTCATCGGCATGGAAGTCGTGATCAAGGCCCTGGGTTTGACGGGCGAACTGCCGCTGGCGGCCGCCTTCATCATCCTGGCGCTGTACACGTATTCCGCTGGCCTACGGGCGCCTGCGCTCATCGCCTTCGTCAAAGACATCATGATCTACATCGTGGTGCTGGTGGCGGTGGTGCTGGTGCCAGCCAAGCTGGGCGGCTACGGTGCGGTGTTCGCCAATGCGCATGACGCGTTTGCCATCAAGGGCGGCGCCACGGGCCTGACGCTCAAGCCTGCGCAGTTCCTGCCGTTCGCCACGCTGGCGATAGGCTCCGCACTGGCGGCGTTCATGTATCCGCATACGCTCACGGGCATCTTTGCCGCGCGCAGTGCAGACACCATCCGCAAGAACGCCGTCTTCCTGCCGGCCTACACCGTGCTGCTGGGCCTGATCGCGCTGCTGGGCTTCATGGCCTACGCCGCAGGCATCAAGGTCACCAACAACAACGACGTGGTGCCCGCGCTGTTCAACGCGCTGTTCCCGAGCTGGTTCACGGGCTTTGCGTTCTCGGCCATCGCCATTGGTGCGCTGGTGCCGGCGGCCGTCATGTCGATTGGCGCAGCGAACCTGTTCACCCGCAACTTCTGGAAGCCCTACGTGGCGCCGGACCTCTCGCACGCCGGTGAGGAAAAGGTTGCCAAGGTGATCTCGCTGATCGTCAAGGCCGGCGCGCTGGTGTTCATCCTGTTCCTGCCGACCAAGTTCGCGCTGGACCTGCAACTGCTGGGCGGCGTGTGGATCGTGCAGACCTTCCCGTCGGTGGTGTTCGGGCTGTTCAACATCTCGAACCGCTTCCGCGCACCGGCGCTGCTGGCCGGCTGGGCGGCGGGCATGATTGCGGGCAGCTGGCTGGCCTTCTCCGACGGCATCAAGCCCGTGCACACCTTCGTGATCGGCGGCGACAAGTACACCATCTACACGGGCCTGACCGCACTGGCCTTCAACATCATCGTGGCGGTGGTGGTTCAGCTGCTGATGGGCAAGCGCGGCGAGCAGGCCGCTGCGCTGCGTCAGGCGGGCTGA
- a CDS encoding MFS transporter, which yields MDGITMRPAHAHTATHKRLVLCVLSMAVLVAQIDTAVVNLAVRPIGQFFHAAVGPLQWVIDAYNLAYAALLLSGGLLADLYGRRRAFVSGAAVFSVASALCALAPSIGWLIGARAMAGVGASLMLPASLAILRVVWRDPCERAHALGVWAACNGLAMAIGPTAGGVLVTHFGWRAVFWVVVPVSVVIMALAVRVVPESSDAAHRRFDGLAQVLGAITLGGLAFAAIEAHQAPVVAATLLAVALIALAWFIRVEARHGGEALVPLDHFCVREFRGAIVATAGMTFGMYGALFLLPLMWQSSGRFNVIGAGIALMPMALVFVAVSPLSGTVARRHGARLATAGGVGIIALGLLTLGAFAGAASVIPAAVGLALTGLGMGFATGPLMGAAVGAVGPERSGTASALVNVARMTGATMGVAILGSVYAVCGSGASGLRMAMLCGGVVQLACAVVAWRHGADPQ from the coding sequence ATGGATGGAATCACGATGCGACCAGCGCATGCCCACACCGCGACGCATAAGCGCCTGGTGCTGTGCGTCTTGTCAATGGCCGTGCTGGTCGCGCAGATCGACACCGCGGTCGTCAACCTGGCGGTGCGCCCGATTGGCCAGTTCTTCCACGCGGCGGTCGGCCCGCTGCAGTGGGTGATCGACGCCTACAACCTGGCCTATGCCGCGCTGCTGCTCAGCGGCGGCCTGCTGGCTGACCTATACGGCCGGCGGCGGGCGTTTGTGTCGGGTGCAGCGGTGTTCTCGGTGGCATCCGCGCTGTGCGCACTGGCGCCGTCGATCGGGTGGCTGATCGGCGCGCGTGCCATGGCGGGTGTGGGGGCGTCGTTGATGCTGCCGGCGTCCCTGGCGATCCTGAGGGTGGTGTGGCGCGACCCGTGCGAGCGCGCGCACGCGCTGGGTGTCTGGGCGGCGTGCAACGGCCTGGCTATGGCGATCGGTCCGACGGCCGGCGGCGTGCTGGTCACCCACTTCGGCTGGCGCGCCGTGTTCTGGGTGGTGGTGCCGGTGAGCGTGGTCATCATGGCGTTGGCCGTGCGCGTCGTGCCGGAATCGTCCGACGCCGCGCATCGGCGTTTTGATGGGCTGGCCCAGGTGTTGGGCGCCATCACACTCGGGGGTCTGGCCTTTGCAGCCATCGAAGCGCATCAGGCGCCCGTCGTGGCGGCAACCTTGCTGGCCGTGGCGCTCATTGCGCTGGCGTGGTTCATCCGCGTAGAAGCGCGCCATGGCGGTGAGGCGCTGGTGCCACTGGATCACTTTTGCGTGCGCGAGTTTCGCGGCGCCATCGTCGCCACCGCCGGCATGACGTTCGGTATGTACGGCGCGCTCTTCCTGCTGCCGCTCATGTGGCAGAGCTCCGGGCGTTTCAACGTCATTGGCGCAGGGATTGCGCTGATGCCGATGGCACTGGTCTTCGTGGCGGTGTCGCCCTTGTCGGGCACGGTAGCGCGCCGCCATGGCGCTCGGCTGGCGACCGCAGGTGGGGTGGGCATCATCGCGCTGGGGCTGCTTACGTTGGGCGCCTTTGCCGGTGCGGCATCCGTGATACCGGCAGCCGTCGGGCTGGCACTCACAGGGCTCGGCATGGGCTTCGCCACCGGCCCGCTGATGGGCGCTGCGGTGGGCGCCGTCGGGCCGGAGCGCTCCGGCACGGCATCGGCCCTCGTCAACGTGGCGCGCATGACCGGGGCGACGATGGGCGTGGCGATTTTAGGGTCGGTGTATGCCGTTTGCGGCAGCGGTGCATCGGGGTTGCGCATGGCCATGCTGTGCGGTGGCGTGGTGCAGCTCGCATGCGCCGTCGTGGCGTGGCGGCATGGTGCTGATCCCCAGTAA
- a CDS encoding ArsR/SmtB family transcription factor, whose product MSHPNSFSGTAFLIADPARAAMLTALLDGRALPAGELAHAGGVTAQTASTHLAKLLDGGLVVVETEGRHKYFRLAGAHVAQALEHLAAITPAAAVRRATPSPKARELGFCRCCYDHLAGQVGVAVTQALQSRGYLLPMPDKQYEITPAGVIWFDDVGLDVRAIRPTRRGLARQCLDWTERMHHLAGPLGVQFLRRLCDVGWMLRARDSRAVLVTPKGWQELHQRLGVDEATVRSEAEHRHA is encoded by the coding sequence ATGTCGCATCCAAACAGCTTTTCCGGCACGGCCTTCCTGATTGCCGACCCCGCACGGGCCGCCATGCTGACGGCGTTGCTTGATGGGCGGGCGCTGCCTGCGGGCGAGCTGGCGCATGCTGGGGGCGTCACCGCGCAGACGGCCAGCACGCACCTGGCCAAGTTGCTAGACGGTGGCTTGGTGGTGGTGGAAACCGAGGGGCGGCACAAGTACTTCCGGCTGGCCGGCGCCCATGTGGCGCAAGCGCTGGAGCACCTGGCCGCCATCACGCCCGCCGCAGCCGTGCGGCGCGCCACGCCCAGCCCAAAGGCGCGGGAGCTTGGCTTCTGCCGCTGCTGCTATGACCACCTTGCGGGGCAGGTGGGCGTCGCCGTCACGCAGGCGCTGCAGTCACGCGGCTACCTGCTGCCCATGCCCGACAAGCAGTACGAGATCACGCCTGCCGGCGTCATCTGGTTTGACGATGTGGGGCTCGACGTGCGCGCCATTCGCCCCACGCGGCGCGGGCTGGCGCGGCAATGCCTGGACTGGACCGAGCGCATGCATCACCTCGCAGGGCCGCTCGGGGTGCAGTTCCTGCGTCGCCTGTGCGATGTGGGATGGATGCTGCGCGCACGCGATTCACGCGCGGTGCTGGTCACGCCCAAGGGCTGGCAGGAGTTGCATCAGCGCCTGGGCGTGGATGAGGCAACGGTGCGCAGCGAGGCCGAACACCGTCATGCCTAG
- a CDS encoding DUF3311 domain-containing protein, which yields MKFLLALPFIGLLWVPFYNQETPALFGFPFFYWYQFLWVPITSLLIWIVFKNGQSKGEE from the coding sequence ATGAAGTTCTTGCTCGCACTGCCTTTCATCGGCCTGCTGTGGGTGCCGTTCTACAACCAGGAAACGCCGGCGCTCTTCGGCTTTCCGTTCTTCTACTGGTACCAGTTCCTGTGGGTGCCGATCACCTCGCTGCTGATCTGGATCGTCTTCAAGAACGGTCAGAGCAAAGGAGAAGAATGA
- a CDS encoding sensor histidine kinase translates to MNLSDFIEANLAGLIDDWTDYARKINGDRPRLSEQQLRNSARDLLLRIAADMREGQTSAQQHAKSWGNRAPSESGFNEAAHEHADDRLSHGFDINDLVAEYRALRASVLRRWQQDPQSHALALQEMIRFNEAIDQMLAESVRQHAQQTERLRDLFAGVLAHDLRSPLGAILASAETLLHDDGLSSRSVRAVAFIQRGAMRVQQMIDDLLVFTRTRLGDFLPTSFTSQDMGRLCNDAIDEVCASYPDAQIDLRLAGELRGTWDGSRLGQLLVNLLANAVRYGTGRVAIEAAGRDGHMTIAVSNEGNPIPPSAFPTLFDPLTRAKRPDQSGSAAGIGLGLYICRCIVQAHRGTIDVQSSEHGTTFTVRIPLLVTA, encoded by the coding sequence ATGAACCTTTCCGACTTCATCGAGGCCAACCTGGCGGGCCTGATCGACGACTGGACGGACTACGCGCGCAAGATCAACGGCGACCGCCCACGTCTGTCTGAACAACAGCTGCGCAACTCGGCGCGCGACCTTCTTCTGCGGATTGCTGCCGATATGCGCGAGGGACAGACCTCAGCGCAGCAGCACGCCAAATCGTGGGGCAACCGTGCGCCCTCGGAATCGGGCTTCAATGAAGCCGCCCACGAGCACGCCGACGACCGCCTCTCACACGGCTTCGACATCAACGATCTGGTGGCGGAATACCGCGCATTGCGCGCCAGCGTGCTGCGCCGATGGCAGCAGGACCCGCAGTCGCACGCCCTGGCGCTGCAAGAGATGATCCGGTTCAACGAGGCCATCGACCAGATGCTTGCAGAGTCGGTGCGCCAGCATGCCCAGCAAACCGAGCGCCTGCGCGACCTGTTTGCCGGCGTGCTGGCCCATGATCTGCGTTCGCCGCTCGGCGCGATCCTGGCGTCTGCAGAAACGCTGCTGCACGACGATGGCTTGTCTTCGCGCAGCGTGCGGGCCGTCGCATTCATTCAGCGCGGTGCGATGCGCGTGCAACAGATGATCGACGACCTGCTCGTCTTTACACGCACCCGCCTGGGCGATTTCCTGCCTACGAGTTTCACCAGCCAGGACATGGGGCGGCTGTGCAACGACGCCATCGACGAAGTGTGTGCGTCGTACCCTGACGCGCAGATCGACCTGCGGCTCGCAGGCGAACTCCGTGGCACCTGGGACGGCAGCAGGCTCGGCCAACTCCTGGTCAATCTGTTGGCCAACGCGGTGCGCTACGGGACCGGCAGGGTCGCCATCGAAGCCGCCGGGCGCGACGGGCACATGACGATCGCCGTTTCGAACGAGGGCAACCCCATCCCGCCTTCTGCTTTTCCAACGCTGTTCGATCCGCTCACCCGCGCGAAGCGCCCCGACCAGAGCGGCAGTGCTGCGGGCATCGGGCTCGGCCTGTATATCTGCCGCTGCATTGTTCAGGCGCATCGCGGGACGATCGATGTGCAATCGTCGGAACACGGTACGACGTTCACTGTTCGAATTCCTCTCTTGGTGACGGCTTGA